One Bacillota bacterium genomic window carries:
- a CDS encoding TldD/PmbA family protein: MAAAVVEKARRGGAELAEAYFARSEELLVEVREGEVETLKLAREEGIGVRVIRKGRLGFAYTSDLSWPAVKEAVAGALANAGTASEDPYHSFPEPPPAYPDLELEDPLLKEVSLAEKIEKAREIERAGRAFDPRIRLTERASYEDARYLVAIANSRGLLASCRGSFCGGYAVLVAEADGEQETGFGIQFTRKFKELDAGAVGREAAARAVRLLGARRLETGRVPVVMDPHVVASFLGMLASALSAEAVQKGRSLFAGKVGKSVAAPGVTIVDDATLPGGLLSSPFDGEGVPGQRTVLIEGGQLRGFLYNTYTAARDQVASTGNAARGSFKSTPEVGSTNFYLAPGGFAPEQIIESTTWGLYLTEVMGMHTANPISGDFSVGAAGIWIEHGELSKPVRGMVIAGNILELLEAVDAVGNDLRFFVGKGAPTIRVTGLTVSGK, encoded by the coding sequence CTGGCCGCGGCTGTGGTAGAAAAAGCCAGAAGAGGCGGGGCGGAACTGGCCGAGGCCTATTTTGCCCGGAGCGAGGAACTGCTTGTGGAGGTCAGGGAGGGGGAAGTGGAAACCTTAAAGCTTGCCCGGGAGGAGGGGATCGGAGTCCGGGTGATCCGGAAGGGCCGCCTGGGTTTTGCCTATACCTCGGACTTGAGCTGGCCTGCGGTGAAGGAAGCAGTTGCCGGCGCCCTTGCCAATGCCGGGACCGCGAGCGAAGATCCCTATCATTCATTCCCGGAACCGCCTCCGGCATACCCCGATCTCGAACTGGAGGACCCCCTCCTGAAAGAAGTTTCTCTTGCTGAGAAAATCGAAAAGGCGCGGGAGATCGAGAGGGCGGGGCGCGCCTTTGACCCCCGCATCAGGCTTACCGAGCGCGCCAGCTATGAGGATGCCCGTTATCTTGTGGCCATTGCCAACTCCCGGGGCCTCCTGGCCTCCTGCCGGGGGTCCTTCTGCGGGGGGTACGCGGTGCTGGTGGCTGAGGCGGACGGGGAACAGGAGACGGGGTTTGGGATCCAGTTTACCCGCAAATTTAAGGAGCTGGATGCCGGAGCGGTCGGCCGGGAGGCGGCGGCCAGGGCGGTCCGGCTGCTGGGGGCGCGCCGTTTGGAGACCGGTCGGGTGCCTGTTGTGATGGATCCCCACGTGGTTGCCAGTTTCCTCGGGATGCTTGCCTCCGCCCTGAGTGCGGAAGCGGTGCAAAAGGGGCGTTCTCTCTTCGCGGGAAAAGTGGGCAAGAGCGTGGCGGCTCCCGGTGTTACAATTGTGGATGATGCAACCCTTCCCGGCGGTTTGCTGAGTTCCCCCTTTGACGGGGAGGGGGTTCCAGGGCAGCGGACCGTTCTCATTGAGGGGGGGCAGCTGCGCGGTTTTCTTTACAATACATACACGGCTGCCAGGGATCAGGTGGCTTCGACGGGTAACGCGGCGCGGGGCTCCTTTAAATCAACCCCCGAGGTGGGGAGCACCAATTTTTATTTGGCGCCGGGGGGTTTCGCGCCGGAGCAGATCATTGAGAGCACAACCTGGGGCCTCTACCTCACCGAGGTGATGGGGATGCACACCGCAAACCCGATTTCCGGTGATTTTTCTGTGGGCGCGGCAGGAATTTGGATTGAGCATGGAGAACTAAGTAAACCGGTAAGGGGAATGGTAATAGCTGGAAATATCTTGGAGT